Proteins encoded in a region of the Euzebya tangerina genome:
- a CDS encoding VOC family protein, with the protein MPSFALHHVQVTIPVGGEDRARAFYGGVLGLTEVAKPPELATRGGCWFRSGSLELHLGAEDPFLPARRAHPGILVSDGFDEVLEAMQQAGVEAVPDSNFPGFRRVYVNDPFGNRLELLSPLPDPS; encoded by the coding sequence ATGCCATCGTTCGCCCTCCATCACGTCCAGGTGACGATCCCGGTCGGCGGTGAGGATCGGGCACGAGCCTTCTACGGCGGCGTGCTGGGCCTGACCGAGGTGGCCAAGCCGCCGGAACTGGCCACCCGTGGCGGATGCTGGTTCCGCTCCGGCTCGCTCGAGCTGCACCTGGGCGCCGAGGATCCGTTCCTCCCGGCCCGCCGAGCCCATCCGGGCATCCTGGTCAGCGACGGGTTCGACGAGGTGCTCGAGGCTATGCAACAGGCGGGGGTGGAGGCGGTGCCCGACAGCAACTTCCCCGGGTTCCGCCGGGTGTACGTGAACGACCCGTTCGGCAACCGGCTCGAGCTGTTGTCTCCGCTGCCGGACCCGTCTTGA
- a CDS encoding D-alanine--D-alanine ligase family protein encodes MPAEDTTPTAADVPRQRVLVLFGGRSSEHEVSCLSARGVLWAIDRERYDVVAVGITKDGRWVLMPQGVPATREGTLPAVPSGGTLVTVATTEAGTELLQLTEDGSASLGTIDVCFPVLHGPYGEDGTIQGYLASAGVPYVGADVAASAIAVDKRQMKHVFAAAGLPQVAHDVVMREDWDADTGAELDRIEAALEYPLFTKPARQGSSIGINRVADREALAAGVVEALEYDRVVIIEEGLDGVRELECGVIGNDTIEVTVPGETLHTGEAFYDFEAKYLEPVQLQCPARVSDEVAEACQDFAAQAYRAIGARGMARVDFFYDTTTDRLLVNEINTIPGLTPQSMFPPVWAASGLEFKDLIDRLLSLAVEAAEVSAHYAP; translated from the coding sequence ATGCCCGCCGAGGACACCACGCCGACCGCCGCGGATGTTCCGCGCCAGCGGGTCCTGGTCCTCTTCGGGGGGCGGTCCAGCGAACACGAGGTCTCCTGCCTCTCTGCGCGCGGCGTCCTGTGGGCCATCGACCGGGAGCGCTACGACGTCGTGGCGGTGGGGATCACCAAGGACGGTCGCTGGGTGCTGATGCCGCAGGGCGTGCCGGCCACCAGGGAGGGCACGCTGCCGGCCGTGCCCTCCGGCGGGACCCTGGTCACGGTCGCCACCACCGAGGCAGGAACCGAGCTGCTGCAGCTGACGGAGGACGGCTCGGCCTCACTCGGCACGATCGACGTCTGCTTCCCGGTGCTGCACGGCCCCTACGGCGAGGACGGCACGATCCAGGGGTACCTGGCCAGCGCCGGCGTCCCCTACGTCGGTGCCGACGTCGCCGCCAGTGCCATCGCCGTGGACAAGCGGCAGATGAAGCACGTCTTCGCGGCCGCGGGTCTGCCCCAGGTCGCCCACGACGTGGTCATGCGCGAGGACTGGGATGCCGACACGGGCGCCGAGCTCGACCGGATCGAGGCCGCGCTCGAGTACCCGCTGTTCACCAAGCCCGCACGGCAGGGCTCGTCCATCGGGATCAACCGGGTTGCTGACCGGGAGGCGTTGGCCGCCGGCGTGGTCGAGGCACTGGAGTACGACCGGGTCGTGATCATCGAGGAGGGCCTCGACGGTGTGCGCGAGCTCGAGTGCGGGGTCATCGGCAACGACACCATCGAGGTGACCGTGCCGGGGGAGACCCTCCACACCGGGGAGGCGTTCTACGACTTCGAGGCCAAGTACCTCGAGCCCGTCCAGCTGCAGTGTCCGGCCCGGGTGTCCGACGAGGTCGCGGAGGCGTGTCAGGACTTCGCTGCTCAGGCCTACCGGGCCATCGGGGCCCGCGGGATGGCCCGGGTCGACTTCTTCTACGACACCACCACGGACCGGTTGCTGGTGAACGAGATCAACACCATCCCGGGTCTGACCCCGCAGTCGATGTTCCCGCCCGTGTGGGCGGCCTCAGGCCTCGAGTTCAAGGACCTGATCGACCGACTGCTGTCGCTCGCCGTGGAGGCTGCAGAGGTCAGCGCGCACTACGCGCCCTGA
- the cofC gene encoding 2-phospho-L-lactate guanylyltransferase, producing MNPSSVVAVIPLKAIARSKSRMAPTLSQADRALLMRRTFSRVAAAVRGASGVAGCVVVTGDDVGASWARDHGFTVVPESPATTGLNDAIRQADQMLEGEASIVLPADLPLVVPEDLDALLQPAPTGVVVAPTADGGTGALVRRPGDAIGPHFGPDSAERHLAAAERAGVPARAVWIPGLALDLDRPADLERVHGWTAAGRIVSSTDS from the coding sequence GTGAACCCATCCAGCGTCGTGGCCGTGATCCCGCTGAAGGCGATCGCACGCTCGAAGTCCCGGATGGCGCCGACGCTGTCGCAGGCTGACCGGGCCCTGTTGATGCGGCGGACCTTCTCCCGCGTGGCAGCAGCCGTCCGGGGTGCGTCCGGTGTTGCCGGCTGCGTGGTGGTGACCGGCGATGACGTGGGGGCGTCCTGGGCCCGGGATCACGGGTTCACCGTGGTCCCGGAGTCCCCTGCCACGACCGGGCTGAACGACGCCATACGGCAGGCCGACCAGATGCTCGAGGGTGAGGCCTCGATCGTGCTCCCGGCGGACCTGCCACTGGTCGTGCCCGAGGACCTGGACGCGCTGCTCCAGCCGGCTCCGACCGGCGTGGTCGTCGCCCCGACCGCGGACGGCGGCACCGGGGCTCTGGTCCGCCGACCGGGGGATGCCATCGGGCCCCACTTCGGTCCGGACTCGGCTGAGCGCCATCTGGCCGCGGCGGAGCGAGCGGGCGTGCCGGCGCGTGCGGTGTGGATCCCCGGGCTGGCCCTGGACCTGGACCGACCGGCCGACCTCGAGCGGGTCCACGGTTGGACCGCTGCCGGGCGCATCGTATCCTCGACGGACAGTTGA
- the thiL gene encoding thiamine-phosphate kinase has translation MTPVGEFSRLAALTPHLAKTSARVPVGVGDDAAVVRVGETDVVICVDTIVEGVHVDRDVSSPEDIGWKSMAVNLSDIAAMGAVPRAAVVGLNRPSTLDEDDIEALYRGMAQAAARHDFEVVGGDTVTSTEWSISVTMLGEMPADTAPVTRGGAAAGDIVILVGEIGAGAAALWAREHEQTPWTHHLSRHRRPRPLVRTGPVLAGLGVTAMIDISDGVGIDARHICDASDVSMNLIAEALAVAVAPGVADVVGEGWLTTAVGGGEDFALLATVPSGQWATLKEEVAATGEAVAHRIGVVGPPPAEGEPRVLLEGSGDLSTPIDTLGYDHG, from the coding sequence ATGACCCCCGTCGGAGAGTTCAGCCGTCTCGCCGCCCTCACCCCGCACCTCGCCAAGACCTCGGCGCGGGTCCCCGTGGGTGTGGGCGACGACGCGGCGGTCGTCCGGGTCGGCGAGACCGATGTGGTGATCTGCGTCGACACGATCGTGGAGGGCGTCCACGTCGATCGAGACGTCTCGAGCCCCGAGGACATCGGCTGGAAGTCGATGGCGGTCAACTTGAGTGACATCGCGGCCATGGGGGCCGTGCCGCGCGCAGCCGTGGTGGGCCTCAACCGTCCGTCGACGCTGGATGAGGACGACATCGAAGCGCTCTATCGCGGGATGGCGCAGGCCGCCGCCCGACACGACTTCGAGGTGGTCGGGGGCGACACCGTCACCAGCACGGAGTGGTCGATCTCGGTCACGATGCTGGGGGAGATGCCGGCCGACACCGCACCGGTGACCCGCGGTGGCGCAGCGGCCGGGGACATCGTGATCCTGGTCGGGGAGATCGGCGCTGGCGCGGCCGCGCTCTGGGCCCGCGAGCACGAGCAGACCCCGTGGACCCACCACCTCTCCCGTCATCGTCGCCCCCGCCCGCTGGTCCGCACCGGTCCGGTCCTGGCCGGCCTCGGCGTCACCGCGATGATCGACATCAGTGATGGGGTCGGTATCGATGCCCGGCACATCTGTGATGCCTCCGACGTCAGCATGAACCTGATCGCCGAGGCCCTGGCGGTGGCGGTCGCCCCCGGCGTGGCCGATGTCGTCGGCGAGGGCTGGTTGACCACCGCCGTCGGCGGTGGCGAGGACTTCGCCCTCCTGGCCACCGTGCCGTCGGGGCAGTGGGCGACGCTGAAGGAGGAGGTGGCTGCCACGGGGGAGGCAGTGGCCCACCGGATCGGCGTCGTCGGTCCGCCGCCCGCCGAAGGCGAACCACGGGTGTTGCTGGAGGGCTCGGGGGATCTCAGCACACCGATCGACACGCTCGGCTACGACCACGGCTGA
- a CDS encoding PrsW family intramembrane metalloprotease, giving the protein MSVFLIAFLGAVLPCLAWLRFFYTRDKYEPEPPALIAKLFVIGALPVGFLAGILNTIALLFLSGGRLDGPAAVAQFTTLAVVVAPITEETLKYLGAGLGTRRSRAFDEPMDGIIYGTTVGLGFAAAETIDYLIQAYQGFGPLGTPIGFCDPGAGCLLVVAFLRGIGSALLHATAGGIAGYGLSRRRIDGRGRAAALLWIAIAMGVHALWNGVAFISLVVPVAIYAVLVRRALRRSPFVARGVRPLRSPHPPT; this is encoded by the coding sequence GTGAGCGTGTTTCTGATCGCCTTCCTCGGCGCCGTGTTGCCCTGTCTGGCCTGGTTGCGCTTCTTCTACACGCGCGACAAGTACGAGCCTGAGCCGCCGGCGCTCATCGCGAAGCTGTTCGTGATCGGAGCTCTCCCCGTCGGGTTCCTCGCCGGGATCCTGAACACCATCGCGCTGCTGTTCCTCTCGGGCGGGCGCCTCGACGGACCGGCCGCCGTGGCGCAGTTCACCACGCTGGCCGTCGTCGTGGCCCCGATCACCGAGGAGACGCTCAAGTACCTGGGTGCCGGCCTCGGAACACGGCGGAGCAGGGCGTTCGACGAGCCGATGGACGGGATCATCTACGGCACCACGGTGGGCCTCGGCTTCGCCGCCGCGGAGACCATCGACTACCTCATCCAGGCGTATCAGGGATTCGGGCCGCTGGGCACACCGATCGGCTTCTGCGATCCAGGGGCGGGCTGCCTCCTGGTCGTGGCCTTCCTCCGCGGCATCGGCTCGGCGCTGCTCCATGCCACGGCTGGTGGCATCGCCGGGTACGGACTCTCCCGACGGCGGATCGATGGCCGGGGGCGCGCGGCGGCACTGCTCTGGATCGCCATCGCGATGGGCGTGCACGCCCTCTGGAACGGCGTGGCCTTCATCTCGCTGGTCGTGCCGGTCGCGATCTACGCGGTGCTGGTCCGCCGCGCGCTGCGGCGCTCACCGTTCGTCGCTCGTGGTGTACGGCCGCTGCGCTCACCGCACCCACCGACGTGA
- a CDS encoding EcsC family protein has product MATADGKRWRRSGQGDVDTREASIPEAVVVEVLDRLVDVGVDGIGPLDSAIEVAEAALALEASSEQAITRVIADHVKLAAAEGFVTGLGGFITLPVALPANVAAYQVLATRMVAAIAHIRGHDVTQESTQTAILFLLSGDDAPEVLKRAGVTPRLSSLTTAALKDLPPGVLAAVNKAIAFRMLVQVGEKGLARFGRFVPGVGGVLGGGVDAWMIRKLGIRAREELPIDATTRRA; this is encoded by the coding sequence ATGGCGACGGCGGACGGCAAGCGGTGGCGGCGGAGCGGCCAGGGCGATGTGGACACGCGGGAGGCCTCGATTCCCGAGGCGGTCGTCGTCGAGGTGCTCGACCGTCTGGTCGACGTCGGCGTCGACGGGATCGGCCCGCTCGACTCCGCGATCGAGGTCGCCGAGGCGGCCTTGGCGCTGGAGGCGAGCAGCGAACAGGCCATCACCCGGGTGATCGCCGATCACGTCAAGTTGGCAGCAGCGGAGGGGTTCGTGACCGGCCTCGGTGGCTTCATCACGCTACCGGTGGCGCTGCCCGCGAACGTCGCGGCCTACCAGGTCCTCGCCACTCGGATGGTGGCGGCCATCGCCCACATCCGCGGGCATGACGTCACGCAGGAGTCCACCCAGACCGCCATCCTCTTCCTGCTCTCGGGCGATGACGCGCCGGAGGTGCTGAAGCGCGCCGGGGTCACGCCCAGGCTGAGCTCCCTCACGACGGCGGCTCTCAAGGACCTCCCGCCGGGTGTGCTGGCCGCGGTGAACAAGGCGATCGCGTTCCGGATGCTGGTGCAGGTCGGCGAGAAGGGGCTGGCCCGCTTCGGCCGCTTCGTCCCGGGGGTCGGCGGCGTGCTGGGTGGGGGCGTGGATGCCTGGATGATCCGCAAGCTCGGCATCCGGGCTCGCGAGGAGCTCCCGATCGACGCCACGACCCGCCGCGCCTGA
- a CDS encoding Lrp/AsnC family transcriptional regulator, protein MVSAYILILTEVGKAADVAEAVAKIDGVVAAEDVTGPYDVVVRAQAEDVNELGRMVVAKIQGVPGIDRTLTCPVVHL, encoded by the coding sequence GTGGTTTCTGCCTACATCCTGATCCTGACCGAGGTCGGCAAGGCCGCCGACGTCGCCGAGGCCGTGGCGAAGATCGATGGTGTCGTCGCCGCGGAGGACGTCACCGGTCCCTACGACGTCGTCGTCCGTGCACAGGCGGAGGACGTCAACGAGCTGGGACGGATGGTCGTCGCGAAGATCCAGGGGGTCCCTGGCATCGACCGGACCCTCACGTGCCCGGTGGTGCACCTCTGA
- a CDS encoding dodecin domain-containing protein has protein sequence MPVLNSIELEGVSDHSWDDAAREAVREAARTIRRITRLDVLSTGASVTADDTMEFRTTIRLYFEIDRPAV, from the coding sequence ATGCCTGTCTTGAACTCGATCGAACTGGAAGGTGTGTCGGACCACAGTTGGGACGATGCGGCCCGTGAGGCTGTACGCGAGGCCGCCCGGACGATCCGTCGGATCACGCGTCTCGACGTGCTGTCGACCGGCGCTTCGGTCACCGCCGACGACACGATGGAGTTCCGCACGACGATCAGGCTGTACTTCGAGATCGACCGTCCCGCCGTCTAG
- a CDS encoding cold-shock protein produces the protein MPQGTIKSFDSETRTGTLVLDDLTELSYGTRTFDESRLLELRIGQRVRFDLEGTDDDRTVENLQIVSL, from the coding sequence ATGCCGCAGGGCACCATCAAGAGCTTCGACAGTGAGACGCGCACCGGAACGCTGGTGCTGGACGACCTGACGGAGCTCTCCTATGGCACGCGGACGTTCGATGAGTCGCGGCTCCTCGAGCTGCGGATCGGGCAGCGCGTCCGGTTCGATCTCGAGGGGACAGACGACGACAGGACGGTCGAGAACCTGCAGATCGTCTCGCTCTAG
- a CDS encoding MerR family transcriptional regulator: MDGDDPLMSIGMFSRASLVSVKALRAYHERGLLIPAHIDPSSNFRNYRVSQLPDAVLIKRLRDLDVPLRDIRVVIDARDPAVTRKVVAAHEERMRERLAAVTVIVEELQEAVRRPELQTSVHVRTVEQHTVLGVTGRVADADYGAFLDGAYGTLFGALAISGAVPTGPPMALYPPRVELEEEEITAAIPVAVPVDGSALPPGVVVQTWPTVTVAAATHHGGYESIGQTYAQLGAWVARHAESAERHVREQYLVGPAAPGESTIPPADFRTQILWPIVADPAATA, encoded by the coding sequence ATGGATGGAGATGACCCACTCATGTCGATCGGGATGTTCTCCCGTGCATCCCTGGTCTCGGTCAAGGCGCTGCGCGCCTACCACGAACGCGGCCTGCTGATCCCGGCGCACATCGACCCCTCCAGCAACTTTCGCAACTACCGCGTCTCCCAACTGCCGGACGCCGTCCTCATCAAACGGCTCCGGGACCTCGACGTGCCCCTGAGGGACATCCGCGTGGTGATCGACGCGCGGGATCCCGCTGTCACCCGGAAGGTCGTCGCCGCACACGAGGAGCGCATGCGTGAGCGCCTGGCCGCCGTCACCGTGATCGTCGAGGAGCTCCAGGAGGCCGTGCGCCGACCCGAGCTGCAGACGTCGGTGCACGTCCGCACCGTGGAGCAGCACACCGTCCTGGGTGTCACGGGACGGGTGGCTGATGCGGACTACGGAGCCTTCCTGGACGGCGCCTACGGGACGCTCTTCGGCGCGCTGGCGATCAGTGGTGCGGTCCCGACCGGTCCGCCGATGGCGCTCTACCCGCCGCGGGTGGAGCTGGAGGAGGAGGAGATCACCGCCGCCATCCCCGTGGCCGTGCCCGTCGACGGCTCCGCACTGCCGCCGGGCGTGGTGGTCCAGACCTGGCCGACCGTGACCGTTGCGGCGGCGACCCATCACGGTGGCTACGAGTCGATCGGACAGACCTATGCGCAACTGGGTGCCTGGGTCGCACGGCACGCCGAGAGCGCCGAGCGGCACGTCCGGGAGCAGTACCTGGTCGGTCCCGCGGCTCCTGGGGAGTCGACGATCCCACCAGCCGACTTCCGAACCCAGATCCTGTGGCCGATCGTCGCCGACCCGGCGGCCACCGCGTGA
- a CDS encoding NAD-dependent succinate-semialdehyde dehydrogenase — MSTHTTINPTTGEAIETYTLHADEEAAAMAQTAHTAFGEWRRTDVGERAAIVKRIGEVLVEHVDDLSALMTTEMGKTRRHAKQEVTSCAAICDYTADNAAELLADEERTFHRGRAVVTKQPTGVILGIQPWNFPVYQVIRYSVSQLAAGNTVLLKHAANVWGTALELQRLYREAGVPDDAFQVLLTSDEQTSALIGHDAIRGVTLTGSVRAGKAVAAEAGRHLKKSVMELGSNDAYLILSDADLDLAVKTCTMGRLYNNGETCVAAKRFVVTDAVFDDFAVALAEQFRNQQLGDPMDRDTQLGPIAREDLRDTLHEQVAASVTAGATAVVGGVVPEGPGFFYPATVLEDVSPGMPAYDEELFGPVASLIRVTDDTEAMRVANDSRFGLGGGIFSADVERATELAREEFDTGMVNINCFNMAIPNMPFGGVKDSGYGREHGGHGILEFVNTKSVMIAE; from the coding sequence ATGTCGACCCACACCACGATCAACCCGACCACTGGCGAGGCCATCGAGACCTACACGCTGCACGCCGACGAGGAGGCGGCAGCCATGGCGCAGACGGCTCACACGGCCTTCGGGGAGTGGCGGCGTACCGATGTCGGTGAGCGGGCGGCCATCGTCAAGCGGATCGGCGAGGTGCTGGTCGAGCACGTCGACGACCTGAGCGCGTTGATGACCACGGAGATGGGCAAGACGCGACGGCACGCCAAGCAGGAGGTCACGTCCTGCGCCGCGATCTGCGACTACACCGCGGACAACGCCGCCGAGCTGCTGGCCGACGAGGAGCGCACCTTCCATCGTGGCCGCGCCGTGGTCACCAAGCAGCCGACGGGCGTGATCCTGGGCATCCAGCCGTGGAACTTTCCGGTCTACCAGGTGATTCGCTACAGCGTCTCCCAGCTCGCGGCCGGCAACACCGTGCTGCTGAAGCACGCCGCCAACGTCTGGGGAACGGCTCTGGAGCTGCAACGGCTGTACCGCGAGGCCGGTGTCCCCGATGACGCCTTCCAGGTCCTGCTCACCAGCGACGAGCAGACCTCGGCGCTCATCGGACACGACGCCATCCGCGGCGTGACCCTGACCGGCAGCGTCCGTGCCGGCAAGGCTGTGGCGGCGGAGGCCGGCCGACACCTGAAGAAGTCGGTGATGGAGCTCGGGTCCAACGACGCCTACCTCATCCTCTCCGACGCCGACCTCGACCTGGCCGTGAAGACCTGCACCATGGGCCGGCTGTACAACAACGGGGAGACCTGTGTGGCCGCCAAGCGGTTCGTGGTCACCGACGCCGTCTTCGACGACTTCGCCGTGGCCCTCGCCGAGCAGTTCCGCAACCAGCAGTTGGGCGACCCGATGGATCGCGACACCCAGCTGGGCCCGATCGCCCGGGAGGATCTGCGGGACACGCTGCACGAGCAGGTCGCCGCGTCGGTGACCGCAGGTGCCACGGCGGTCGTCGGCGGGGTCGTGCCGGAGGGACCGGGCTTCTTCTACCCGGCGACGGTCCTCGAGGACGTCTCACCCGGCATGCCCGCCTACGACGAGGAGCTGTTCGGCCCCGTGGCCTCGCTCATCCGGGTGACCGACGACACCGAGGCCATGCGAGTGGCCAACGACTCCCGATTCGGTCTGGGCGGCGGGATCTTCTCAGCTGACGTCGAGCGGGCCACGGAGCTGGCCCGTGAGGAGTTCGACACCGGCATGGTCAACATCAACTGCTTCAACATGGCGATTCCGAACATGCCGTTCGGCGGGGTGAAGGACTCGGGCTACGGCCGTGAGCACGGGGGCCACGGGATCCTCGAGTTCGTCAACACCAAGAGTGTGATGATCGCCGAGTAG